In a single window of the Oryctolagus cuniculus chromosome 2, mOryCun1.1, whole genome shotgun sequence genome:
- the CIMIP2C gene encoding ciliary microtubule inner protein 2C isoform X3, with protein sequence MTITIITVTTINIVLTLIPIPIPIIITILIPISITITNHIIVIIAIAITSISITSSPSSTSSSLSSPSPLSSPSQSPSQSPSSITIINLTSSPLPSPSSASSLSPSPSSISHHHHHHRHHHHHQYYVITINIVLTLIPIPFITITIITITVTITIITVTTINIILTLIPITIIITNIIITITIIITITISITNHIIIANTINITSSPLPSSSLSPPSTSSSLSSPSPLSSPSPSPITSSSSSPSPSSISHHHHHHHHHHHHHHQHRPHSHPHHHYHHNHRHHHRHQSHIITITITIISITSSPSPSSPSPSSPSPSPSPSPSPIPSPHPRHHPRHPHSLQHLWRTYSLSSITGSPIS encoded by the exons AtgaccatcaccatcatcactgtcaccaCCATCAATATCGTCCTCACTCtcatccccatccccatccccatcatcatcaccatcctcaTCCCCATCAGCATCACCATCACCAATCACATCATCGTCATCATCGCCATCGCCATCACCAGCATCAGTAtcacatcatcaccatcatcaacaTCATCCTCACTCTCATCCCCATCAccattatcatcaccatcacaATCACCATCACAATCACCATCATCAATCACCATCATCAATCTCACATCATCACCATTGCCATCGCCATCATCAGcatcatcactgtcaccatcaccatcatcaatatcacatcatcaccatcatcaccgtcaccatcaccatcatcaataTTACGTCATCACCATTAACATTGTCCTCACTCTCATCCCCATCcccttcatcaccatcaccatcatcaccataactgtcaccatcaccatcatcactgtcaccaCCATCAACATCATCCTCACTCTCAtccccatcaccatcatcatcaccaacatcatcatcaccatcaccatcatcatcaccatcaccatcagcaTCACCAATCACATCATCATTGCCAACACCATCAATATCACATCATCACCATTGCCATCATCATCACTGTCGCCACCATCAACATCATCCTCACTCTCATCCCCATCAccattatcatcaccatcaccatcaccaatcacatcatcatcatcatcgccatcaccatcatcaatatcacatcatcaccatcatcatcatcaccaccaccatcaccaccatcaacaTCGTCCTCACTCTCATCCCCATCACCATTATCATCACAATCACCGTCACCATCACCGTCATCAATCtcacatcatcaccatcaccatcaccatcatcagtATCACATCATCACCATCGCCATCATCACCATCGCCATCATCaccatccccatccccatccccatccccatccccaatACCGTCACCCCATCCCCGCCACCACCCTCGCCATCCTCATTCCCTGCAACATCTGTGGAGAACCTACTCCTTGTCCAGCATCACG GGCTCCCCAATTTCTTAG
- the CIMIP2C gene encoding ciliary microtubule inner protein 2C isoform X2, with product MTITIITVTTINIVLTLIPIPIPIIITILIPISITITNHIIVIIAIAITSISITSSPSSTSSSLSSPSPLSSPSQSPSQSPSSITIINLTSSPLPSPSSASSLSPSPSSISHHHHHHRHHHHHQYYVITINIVLTLIPIPFITITIITITVTITIITVTTINIILTLIPITIIITNIIITITIIITITISITNHIIIANTINITSSPLPSSSLSPPSTSSSLSSPSPLSSPSPSPITSSSSSPSPSSISHHHHHHHHHHHHHHQHRPHSHPHHHYHHNHRHHHRHQSHIITITITIISITSSPSPSSPSPSSPSPSPSPSPSPIPSPHPRHHPRHPHSLQHLWRTYSLSSITASSESEE from the exons AtgaccatcaccatcatcactgtcaccaCCATCAATATCGTCCTCACTCtcatccccatccccatccccatcatcatcaccatcctcaTCCCCATCAGCATCACCATCACCAATCACATCATCGTCATCATCGCCATCGCCATCACCAGCATCAGTAtcacatcatcaccatcatcaacaTCATCCTCACTCTCATCCCCATCAccattatcatcaccatcacaATCACCATCACAATCACCATCATCAATCACCATCATCAATCTCACATCATCACCATTGCCATCGCCATCATCAGcatcatcactgtcaccatcaccatcatcaatatcacatcatcaccatcatcaccgtcaccatcaccatcatcaataTTACGTCATCACCATTAACATTGTCCTCACTCTCATCCCCATCcccttcatcaccatcaccatcatcaccataactgtcaccatcaccatcatcactgtcaccaCCATCAACATCATCCTCACTCTCAtccccatcaccatcatcatcaccaacatcatcatcaccatcaccatcatcatcaccatcaccatcagcaTCACCAATCACATCATCATTGCCAACACCATCAATATCACATCATCACCATTGCCATCATCATCACTGTCGCCACCATCAACATCATCCTCACTCTCATCCCCATCAccattatcatcaccatcaccatcaccaatcacatcatcatcatcatcgccatcaccatcatcaatatcacatcatcaccatcatcatcatcaccaccaccatcaccaccatcaacaTCGTCCTCACTCTCATCCCCATCACCATTATCATCACAATCACCGTCACCATCACCGTCATCAATCtcacatcatcaccatcaccatcaccatcatcagtATCACATCATCACCATCGCCATCATCACCATCGCCATCATCaccatccccatccccatccccatccccatccccaatACCGTCACCCCATCCCCGCCACCACCCTCGCCATCCTCATTCCCTGCAACATCTGTGGAGAACCTACTCCTTGTCCAGCATCACG GCCTCCTCTGAGTCCGAAGAATAA
- the CIB4 gene encoding calcium and integrin-binding family member 4 isoform X2 codes for MSNFLPRGMVQVSQQPARFHQRQQSQVNPFRDRICRVFSRNGVFSFEDVLGLASVFSEQACPSLKIEYAFRIYDFNENGFIDEEDLQRIVLRLLNSADVSEDLLTDLTHHVLTESDLDNDNMLSFSEFEHAMAKSPDFMNSFRIHFWGC; via the exons ATGTCCAACTTCCTACCCAGGGGCATGGTTCAGGTGTCCCAGCAGCCGGCCCGCTTCCATCAACGTCAGCAGAGCCAA gtcAACCCCTTCCGAGACCGCATCTGCAGGGTGTTCTCCCGCAACGGCGTGTTCTCCTTCGAGGACGTGCTGGGCCTGGCATCGGTGTTTAGCGAGCAGGCCTGCCCCAGCCTGAAGATCGAGTACGCGTTCCGCATCTACG ATTTCAACGAGAACGGCTTCATCGACGAGGAGGACCTGCAGAGGATCGTGCTGCGCCTGCTCAACAGCGCCGACGTGTCCGAGGACCTGCTGACCGACCTCACGCACCAC GTTCTGACGGAGTCTGACCTGGACAACGACAACATGCTGTCCTTCTCCGAGTTCGAGCACGCCATGGCCAAGTCTCCAGACTTCATGAA CTCCTTCCGGATCCACTTCTGGGGATGCTGA
- the CIMIP2C gene encoding ciliary microtubule inner protein 2C isoform X1 — protein sequence MTITIITVTTINIVLTLIPIPIPIIITILIPISITITNHIIVIIAIAITSISITSSPSSTSSSLSSPSPLSSPSQSPSQSPSSITIINLTSSPLPSPSSASSLSPSPSSISHHHHHHRHHHHHQYYVITINIVLTLIPIPFITITIITITVTITIITVTTINIILTLIPITIIITNIIITITIIITITISITNHIIIANTINITSSPLPSSSLSPPSTSSSLSSPSPLSSPSPSPITSSSSSPSPSSISHHHHHHHHHHHHHHQHRPHSHPHHHYHHNHRHHHRHQSHIITITITIISITSSPSPSSPSPSSPSPSPSPSPSPIPSPHPRHHPRHPHSLQHLWRTYSLSSITCVSSSVPGTEEMDS from the exons AtgaccatcaccatcatcactgtcaccaCCATCAATATCGTCCTCACTCtcatccccatccccatccccatcatcatcaccatcctcaTCCCCATCAGCATCACCATCACCAATCACATCATCGTCATCATCGCCATCGCCATCACCAGCATCAGTAtcacatcatcaccatcatcaacaTCATCCTCACTCTCATCCCCATCAccattatcatcaccatcacaATCACCATCACAATCACCATCATCAATCACCATCATCAATCTCACATCATCACCATTGCCATCGCCATCATCAGcatcatcactgtcaccatcaccatcatcaatatcacatcatcaccatcatcaccgtcaccatcaccatcatcaataTTACGTCATCACCATTAACATTGTCCTCACTCTCATCCCCATCcccttcatcaccatcaccatcatcaccataactgtcaccatcaccatcatcactgtcaccaCCATCAACATCATCCTCACTCTCAtccccatcaccatcatcatcaccaacatcatcatcaccatcaccatcatcatcaccatcaccatcagcaTCACCAATCACATCATCATTGCCAACACCATCAATATCACATCATCACCATTGCCATCATCATCACTGTCGCCACCATCAACATCATCCTCACTCTCATCCCCATCAccattatcatcaccatcaccatcaccaatcacatcatcatcatcatcgccatcaccatcatcaatatcacatcatcaccatcatcatcatcaccaccaccatcaccaccatcaacaTCGTCCTCACTCTCATCCCCATCACCATTATCATCACAATCACCGTCACCATCACCGTCATCAATCtcacatcatcaccatcaccatcaccatcatcagtATCACATCATCACCATCGCCATCATCACCATCGCCATCATCaccatccccatccccatccccatccccatccccaatACCGTCACCCCATCCCCGCCACCACCCTCGCCATCCTCATTCCCTGCAACATCTGTGGAGAACCTACTCCTTGTCCAGCATCACG TGTGTCTCGAGCTCTGTGCCTGGGACAGAGGAGATGGacagctga